In a genomic window of Melitaea cinxia chromosome 27, ilMelCinx1.1, whole genome shotgun sequence:
- the LOC123667140 gene encoding histone H2B: MPPKTSGKAAKKSGKAQKNISKSDKKKKKHKRKESYAIYIYKVLKQVHPDTGISSKAMSIMNSFVNDIFERIAAEASRLAHYNKRSTITSREVQTSVRLLLPGELAKHAVSEGTKAVTKYTSSK, encoded by the coding sequence atGCCGCCCAAGACAAGCGGGAAAGCCGCTAAGAAATCTGGCAAAGCCCAGAAGAACATCTCTAAGTCggacaaaaagaagaagaagcacAAGAGGAAGGAGAGTTACgccatctatatctataaagtTCTCAAGCAAGTCCATCCCGATACCGGTATCTCGAGCAAGGCCATGTCTATCATGAACTCTTTCGTGAACGACATCTTCGAACGCATCGCCGCCGAAGCTTCGCGTCTCGCTCACTACAACAAGAGATCCACGATCACCTCGAGGGAGGTCCAGACCTCCGTGAGGCTGCTCCTGCCCGGCGAGCTCGCTAAGCACGCCGTCAGTGAAGGAACAAAGGCCGTCACGAAGTACACGAGCTCCAAGTGA
- the LOC123667124 gene encoding histone H1B-like: protein MADTAVATEAPAPATPAKKPKASAAAGGAAKKPKAKPTHPKTSEMVNSAIKELKERSGSSLQAIKKYIAAQYKVDSEKLAPFIRKYLKSAVESGALIQTKGKGASGSFKLESKSSASKKPAGGSGGGASGGKGASSSAASGKSKKASSASAAGKGGAKKAAAAAAAAAAAAAAASAGAASSPSKSKPKAATKDKKAAAAKKKPAPKKAAVAATPSKAKAGAASKAKKSAKPPTKKPKAPKPKKAAAATPKSKAAAKKAAAAKK, encoded by the coding sequence atggcCGATACAGCAGTAGCGACCGAAGCCCCAGCACCCGCGACCCCGGCGAAGAAGCCTAAGGCTTCGGCCGCCGCGGGCGGCGCCGCCAAGAAGCCGAAGGCTAAGCCCACACACCCTAAGACATCCGAAATGGTAAACAGCGCGATAAAAGAGTTGAAAGAGCGCAGCGGTTCCTCTCTGCAAGCGATCAAAAAATATATCGCCGCTCAATACAAAGTCGATTCGGAAAAGCTGGCTCCGTTCATCAGGAAGTATCTGAAGAGCGCCGTGGAATCGGGAGCTCTCATACAGACGAAGGGCAAGGGCGCTTCCGGCTCGTTTAAGCTCGAATCGAAATCGTCCGCATCGAAGAAACCGGccggcggcagcggcggcggaGCATCGGGCGGCAAGGGCGCCTCGTCTTCGGCCGCGTCCGGTAAATCGAAGAAAGCCTCGTCCGCTTCGGCCGCAGGCAAGGGAGGCGCGAAGaaggccgccgccgccgctgccgccgccgccgctgcgGCCGCCGCGGCCTCCGCCGGTGCGGCGTCATCGCCGTCGAAGTCCAAACCGAAGGCAGCGACTAAGGACAAAAAAGCCGCCGCCGCTAAGAAGAAGCCGGCGCCGAAGAAGGCGGCCGTCGCCGCGACGCCTTCTAAGGCGAAGGCCGGCGCCGCGTCGAAGGCGAAGAAGAGTGCCAAACCGCCCACTAAGAAGCCAAAAGCTCCTAAACCGAAGAAGGCAGCCGCAGCGACGCCCAAGTCGAAAGCGGCAGCTAAGAAAGCGGCCGCCGCCAAGAAGTAA
- the LOC123667095 gene encoding histone H2A encodes MSGRGKGGKVKGKAKSRSNRAGLQFPVGRIHRLLRKGNYAERVGAGAPVYLAAVMEYLAAEVLELAGNAARDNKKTRIIPRHLQLAIRNDEELNKLLSGVTIAQGGVLPNIQAVLLPKKTEKKA; translated from the coding sequence ATGTCGGGACGCGGTAAAGGCGGTAAAGTGAAGGGAAAGGCAAAGTCTCGTTCGAACCGCGCCGGTCTTCAGTTTCCGGTCGGTCGTATACACAGACTGCTGAGGAAGGGAAATTACGCCGAACGCGTCGGTGCCGGCGCTCCCGTCTACCTAGCCGCCGTCATGGAATATCTCGCCGCCGAAGTTCTCGAGTTGGCCGGAAACGCTGCCCGCGACAACAAGAAGACCAGAATCATACCGAGACATCTTCAGCTGGCGATCCGTAACGACGAGGAATTGAACAAGCTCCTGTCGGGCGTCACCATCGCACAAGGCGGTGTCCTCCCGAACATCCAAGCGGTCCTCTTACCGAAGAAGACCGAGAAGAaggcttaa
- the LOC123667223 gene encoding histone H3 produces the protein MARTKQTARKSTGGKAPRKQLATKAARKSAPATGGVKKPHRYRPGTVALREIRRYQKSTELLIRKLPFQRLVREIAQDFKTDLRFQSSAVMALQEASEAYLVGLFEDTNLCAIHAKRVTIMPKDIQLARRIRGERA, from the coding sequence ATGGCTCGTACTAAGCAGACTGCTCGTAAATCTACCGGCGGCAAGGCGCCGCGCAAGCAGCTCGCAACGAAGGCCGCTCGTAAGAGCGCGCCCGCCACCGGAGGAGTCAAGAAGCCGCATCGTTACAGGCCCGGTACGGTCGCCCTTCGCGAGATCCGTCGTTACCAAAAGAGCACGGAACTTCTGATTCGCAAACTGCCATTCCAACGTCTCGTCCGTGAGATCGCTCAAGATTTCAAGACTGATCTGCGATTCCAGAGTTCGGCGGTTATGGCGCTGCAGGAAGCCAGCGAAGCCTACCTGGTCGGTCTATTCGAAGACACTAACCTGTGCGCCATTCACGCCAAACGCGTCACGATCATGCCCAAAGATATTCAACTGGCGCGCAGGATCCGTGGAGAACGTGCGTAA